AGATTGGCTGGAGATGCCAGGATCATTGATACTTCTTCTGGTTGTGGCTCCCAGTTTCTTCGCGCACACCTTGAAGGACAGCTGGGTTGGTGTCTTGATATGCCTCTTGATTGGTTGTTACCTACTGCAAGAGCACATCAGGGCATCTGGTGGATTCAGAAACTCCTTCACACAATCCCATGGAATATCAAACACTGTTGGCATTATCTTGCTGTTGGTTTACCCAGTATGGGCACTGGTACTCCACTTCATCTAGGCGATTATAATAGCCCAATGAATTGGACTAGTCAACTGGAACTTGAGCAATCATTTTCATGTCTTATGCTTAAATCTATTTCTAAGATTTGAAATCTTATTCCTCAGCCTATTGTTCAAATTTTTACGAATCCTGCATTTGTTTGCGCTAATCTTTTTCGATCCAGCTTAATTATATGATGTAATATTGATAATCCATGCTCGTTTCTCAAATCATCTATAAAACAAATGCAATCTAGCTCAGTGCAGAGTGCTATCTTTTAGTGCTTGTGATATATGCAAAATTCACCTTATTTTTTACATATTAAGGCATTATTTCATGATAGTAGCTTTTAAGGTAATGTTTAGTATTTTGATCATAATTAAAACGCTACCTCtgttatttatattatttggtGACATTTTAAAAGTTAATCTTTTTCATTAAATGCCGAATATTTTCACTTTAAATTACTATTATTatgtaaataaataataattaatatgtaaATAGATAAGGATTAGTAAAAAAATTAATAGTTattgaaataattaattataatattatggaCTTTGAAAAATATGGCCTAAACGATGTTATTATGCTCGATTAGGCCCACcgaattaaagaaaaaaatataatatgtttttttaaaaaaattcgatTAGGGCATCCAACGTGTCGAAGCCGCTTTGAGTTTAGATTTCGGATGAGGCAGCTAGATGGTATATCGGTAATTTTAGCAGAGAATAGAGTAAAACGAAACCCTAGCTGTATCAACCTTAGCCTATAAATTGGTAACGAAGGCGTTCTGTTCTCTGAATTCTCTCTTGTTCCTTCGCTTATCTTGCGATTTTGCTTGTCATCTTTTGTTTATGTACAGATCTAGGGGTTGATTTCCAAATATATTTATAGCTCTAGTGATTAGGGTTTCTCTGTGATGAAGAAAAAAAGATGACGAGTCCGATCAATTTTTCCATTCTTTCAATGGTGACGACAATCGAGGCATTTGTCTGAGAGAAATCCTTTTCACtgctatattttaatttttctattgttATTTCATGATCCAATCTTTCTACTGAAGATATTAATCTTCGATCAGAtggttttttttttcctcttaaaTCGTTGAGAAATTATTTGCTGATGAAAGGCGGGCAGTAGTGATGATTGAGATATTTCACATTCTTATTTTTTAATGTGATGATTTTAACTCCTCCTACTCATTCTGAATGCCTGCTATTTATGCTTTTATGTttccttgtttttttttttgttttaattaaaaaaaatgatttttgaatttaatttatgatttaaaaaaaaaaaaagaaatttaggaactTCGGTATGGATGATCTGGTTGTAAAATGATGAGATTTGTTTATTTGAGATTTGATTTCTCCATGGCTTGAGACTTGAGGGAGGAGGAATTTGCAGCAATGATGAGAagcaatctctctcattttacacATTGAGGGCCACCTGTGATAGTCCTTCAAGCACTTTTGAGCTGCTCAACAACCtagctcctctctctctctctctctctctcaggagATACAAAGATTAAATCAGCTTATTAAGTATTAGGGACTGGCGTGAATATATAAATTAGTGTTATTTTCAGCTCTAAATGGAACTTgtatactaaatttgatgaacgaTTTAAAGGTTTAACTTAAGCAACATTCCAAATTCAAGAGAGATTATAACAAGGTATTTATATTGAGAAGTAAGGTCTTGTTATAATGAAATTGCTACAAACAAATCCAATAGAAAATACCAGAGATGAAAAAGGGGAATGGATACTTTTTAAGACAAGCCCTGAAACGAAAAATGGAGAAGAAGAGGGAGATGGGGCAAGGTAGTGAAGTGCCTGAAGCCATTTGCCAAATCCAGATCTCTCTCTCGCCAATCAATGAAGTCTGAACTCATCTTCGCATCGCCACTCTTCTTCTCAAACATTCTCCCAACGTTAACGAGGCCAAATCCCACCTTTAGATAAGCCCAATTGCTTCTGAAATCGATCCCACATCAAACCGCTAGCCGAAATGCAgagatggtttttttttttttttttttttaattcagagATCGGCTGTCAATAACCAAACTgggatggaattttttttttctaaaataactTTAATACCAATTAATCAAAACATTaatattgaattgaattttgaagtAACATTTGATGGAACCTCTTGACATGCTAAGCCAATAACAAACAGCACAACACTCTGCTTCTAATTtatgaattatttatttttgtccgacaaaattaaaaaaaaaaaagaaaaaaaaaagaaattataactGGGAATTGTTTAACGATGGCCACGATTCAATTGAAATTGAACCGGAATCGAGCACTGCCCACCTCTGCTACGGTGGAGGGACATAGGATTTGGACATAGTTCAGCAACATGTTATCTATATCCCACATAAGAAACTTGCCACGTGGCAAACTCACAGCCATTTTCATTAGCTTCAATCAACCAATAAGAGAAAGCCTTATCCTATCCCTTATCTTACTCACGCCAAAGCGATCTCTTCCCACGCAAAAAAAAAACACATTTATTCCTTGTTATCGATAGGCAAATACATTTCCACGAGATACTGACGCAGAAGAGGAAGAAACAAGGAGAGTAAACTATGGCAGCCTCACTACAAGCAGCAGCCACACATATGCAACCCACTAAGGTAGCTTGGGCGCCTGCCAGGACCAGCAGCCTTCAGCTCAGATCTTCTAAGAGTGTGTCTAAGGCTTTTGGGTTGGACCCTACTAATGCTAGGATCGCTTGCTCCTTGCAATCTGACCTTAAGGACTTGGCTCAAAAGTGTGTTGATGCTACTAAGCTTGCTGGATTTGCTCTTGCTACTTCTGCTCTTGTCGTTTCGGTATGTTTTTTTACCTTAGCCCATTAATTCCCTAAATTCATCTGCTGCTATGTAATTAATCAGCATGGTCACATTCGCCTTGGACAAAATTATGTCTCTGTCTCTATTTTTCATAGCTTAGACTGCCCTCTTATCAAGAACTACTGTTTTACAAAGGTAATCTTTCTTTTATCTTTAAAGGCGTGAAGAGCGAAGAGCTCTAGAGTTTGAATATTTTCATCTATataattttatgatattatgcACTGAATTCCATTACTGTCTTTATGATATTATGCATTGAATTCCATTACTATCTTAGATCAGCTTCTAGGAGGATGCGCTTGATATTAATGCATGCAGCACTGTCTAAAATCCAAATTGGCCCTTAATTTATTGGTAAAGGTAAGTTGTTTAGGAGCCCGTTAATTTAATAATTGTTAAaacgaaagaagaaagaaaagaaagtagatAATTAGTTAATACGGTGAGACCCTTGATTAACCAGAACAAGATTGATTAGTGACTAACAGGCGAGCCCTGTTGACGACCACTTTGTTTTTTTTCCAGGGAGCAAGTGCTGAGGGAGTCCCAAAGAggctaacttatgatgaaatccAAAGCAAGACATATATGGAAGTAAAGGGAACTGGTACAGCAAACCAATGCCCAAGCATTGAAGGTGGGGTAGACAAATTTGCCTTCAAACCTGGCAAATACAATGCCAAGAAGTTCTGCCTAGAGCCTACTTCGTTCACTGTCAAGGCAGAAAGTGTAGCCAAGAAATCCCCACCTGAGTTCCAAAACACTAAGCTCATGACACGCTTGACCTACACTCTCGACGAGATTGAGGGACCTTTCGAAGTCTCCCCTGATGGAAGTTTGAAGTTTGAGGAGAAAGATGGAATAGATTATGCTGCTGTAACGGTGCAGCTTCCTGGTGGTGAACGTGTGCCTTTCCTTTTCACCATTAAACAGCTGGTGGCAACAGGGAAACCAGAGAGCTTTGGCGGAGAGTTTCTTGTACCATCCTACCGTGGTTCATCTTTCTTGGACCCAAAGGGAAGAGGTGGCTCTAGCGGTTATGACAGTGCAGTTGCCTTGCCCGCCGGAGGCAGAGGAGACGAGGAGGAACTAGCTAAGGAGAACATTAAGAATACTTCGTCATCAACAGGGAAAATTACCCTTAGTGTCACTGGAAGCAATCCTTCGACTGGAGAGGTTATTGGAGTGTTTGAGAGCGTTCAGCCATCTGATACTGATCTGGGAGCAAAGACTCCAAAGGAGGTCAAGATCCAGGGAATTTGGTATGCTCAGCTTGAGCAGTAGAGCTCTTTTTCCTATATGTATTTGTGTATTAATAGTCTTGGTTCAGATTTTACTAAATGTTGAAAGTGTTGCTAAAACTTTTCTGTGACCCAATTGAGTATCATTATCATCACCATCATCATAGTCATCTCCCCTGCTTGTGATAATGTTTGGAAACCAAGGGATTTGGAAGCAATTAGGACAAGACCCTCTGCTTTTCTGCTACTCTAATACCTTGATCAAGTCCTTGGTGGGTTATTCAAACACTGTAACGCTGAGGCTATAGGATTCTGCAGAACCAAATCATTGGAATTTCCACAGCAGGGTTAATATGGTTAAGAAGTAAAGTTTTGATAGTCAATATTGGAGGCATATATCATAGTGTAGACATCTGAATATTTTAGAAGAATTATGGAGAAAAGGCAACTAGGGTTCAAATTATTTAATAAGTATGGTCAGAATATAACATTCCTAGTTTTTGTTTCAATGAATAGTCAAAATATAATATTCCTTAGCTCTAATTTGTGAATATGAATCAGATGGAATTGATAAGTTCAGGCTAATTATAAGGTCTATTCCTGTTAGGTAAGCCAAAGAAAGTAATAACTAATCAATTTCATCCATAAAAATCTCATTTGATTCCATGAATACAgagaatttttcttatttaaatttatctattatgaacTTAAGATATAAGACGTGAAATTCATCATTTTCTTTTGTCTTAAATCAATTAgagtctaaataaaaatttctcaaTCATCTGTTACTCTTctgaaataatttttattattaatttttatatatatttttaaaagaaataagagtgttaaaatttaaatctttgaaatttttattttttttattattattattattaatcgaTTAATTTTAATGCGAATCTAATGCCTTGAAAAAAATTcatataattaaattcaattaatttgaaattgcagataaaaaaataatttaaaattaaaatttaattatttttattgtactAATCGAGCAGTTTATGAATCGTCGGTGGATCATGATTTCTTTTACGCCCGGCTGCGGTCTTCACCTTATGGAGTGGCGGGTGGCTGGCAGCCAACTCAAACTGAGACTCTGACCTAATTTGCCATTGGGCTAGCCAATGGACCTACTAATCCACGTGTCCATCACCAAGTTATTATATCTTTAGGCATCAAATTTCCAATTGGGAGAACCAGAGAAGAAGAAAACTCTCCACGCGGGCGTTGCCATTGCGTTCCTTTGGCTTTGCTTTTCCTTCCAATTTCCTTCACTGGAATAACAATCTTGAATCTTTCCGATTAACCACAATTTCAAAACGATAACTATTTTTGTTCCTTAATTTGTTTCTTTTTCATTCTTGTGATTGATGAGAAAAGTTGCAGAGGAATGAAGTTTTGGACATGAAGAGACAGAGAAGTAGAGCTGGAAGATGGAAGAGGTGCCTGGTGCAATGGGGACAAGCGCTAGCTTGGCTCTGAGATTGGGTCAGGCTATTTTCTCAACTGCTTCTCTTCTCTTCATGTGTCTGGGCATTGACTTCTACAGTTATACTGCTTTCAGGTAATTCTTTGATTCTTACTTTCCTGCACTTTGATCAATTTAAATAGATCCTTTTTTTAATCTTTATTCAATACCCATatctttttattcttttattttcattttagtttatatcatttattttgtatttgctgCAATTCCATGCTGTAGAATATTTTTCTTATCAGCTGTTTTGTTCTTTGCTgctgtatttttcttttcattttcctcCTAATTGCTCGTTAATTCTCAGCTGTGCCCTTGGAATTGGGCTCATTAGAGGGTCTGGGAGAGAGAGGTATGGGGATAACATTTGGGTTGTGAGTGAGTGCCAAATGCTAAATTTTGGCAATTAGGGACTATTTCATCTGGGGCATTTTACATTTGTTGCTTAAACACGTTGCAATTATCCCTGTCCACATTATATATAAACTTATACCCAATTGGGAACCAAATGTTGTAAACGTTTCAAACAGCTTTACATGGACCTAGTCTTTGTTAGTTGTTAGGACCATCTTTCCAGAGGGCACCTGTAATTAGCCTCTTTAGTTTGATGATGATGGATGGTCTGATCAGCTATTAGACCTTCTGTGTTTTCTAGTGGTGGATTGCCCCAGGGCACTGGGTTGAGATCTTCTGTTGTTCATATCAATGTTGAGGTGTTTGAACTAGgaacattttataaatattaataatttaagtgTCCTTGGTGGTGAAACCTGTAGCGGTCTTCTATGGAAATTGTTGACATTCAATGTATATGTGAAGGAGTGAATACAATTCGCTGATCATTATCCTTCTGGTATTGTTTCTAAAAAATGCTAGTTTTTTTAAAAGAATTACTGGTCAATTATCTTGCCATTCAAATTTCTGAAATTATGGATTCTCCAAAGAACTACTGAAATCATCCATGTGATCTAGATGCAAATAAAGTGAATTTAGTATTCTTGTTCCTTTTGCTATATAAATACCCATTGGTTTATGAATTTCTTTCTGTTTTACCATTCTCAAATTTCCTTGGTTGATAGAATTCAGATACACATTTTTATCAAGTCATTTTGTGTGATTTTCATTACTGGTTGTCCCTTTTTGTGGCAGCTATTTGGTGACTGTCATGGGTTTTGTTATTCCATGGAGCATAACTCTGGTGCTAGTGGATGTATATTCTGTCTTTGTTAAATGTTTACCTCATCAACCAAGAATTCTGTCAGCCATTATCATTGGAGATTTGGTATGCAGTGATTTTCTTTATCTAAAATTGATTGTTTTTGATAAAAAGATATGTTAATGATATATTACCACTTGATTCGATCATAGGTTTTATCACTTCTATCATTAGCAGCAGCGAGCTCAACAGCAAGCGTTACAGATCTTCTGCTTGATGTTGGAACTCCATATTGCCGTGCAAACTTCTGTAGCAGATATCAGTTGTCAGCTGTTATGGCTTTCCTGTCTTGGTTTCTGTCATTTGCTTCATCTCTCTTCAATCTTTGGCGTCTACCTTCTTTGTAAACTTTTCTACTTTTTATATTGACATATGGGAACCTTTTGGGCAAATCTTGACAAATCCTTGTTGCTCAATATCAAAGTTTGTACAATATTGATTAGTGTCAACTCTTTACAGCTAATCTTAAATGATAGAACCAGCTGCCCCCATCAATTTAATCAAGTAAAAAGCCAAATCTTTAATAGATTTTTCCAAACTTTTCCTTCCCCATTTCTTTTCTTGGAAAGAAAATTTTATATCCCTGCATGTATTATAATAGCTACGGCTTGTATTATGCTAATTGTAGAATTTCAAATGTATTACAATTGTTATTTGATCATTCTTTGTTAACATTAGTACGGGGTTAAAGGCCACAATGAGGTAAGAGTATTCATTGTATTAGAGACAATAGAAATTTTATTACTAAGTCTTAGATATTAATGCAAACCTGATATGTAATAGAGTTTAATGGTGAAAAATGATTCATATAACTGACTCCACCTAATTTTAGATTAAGACTTAATTGTTATTGGTGTTGTTGATAACACCAACACCCTCTCGCAGTTCTTATGCCTTCCCTCTTCTTCAACTGAAATCCCAACCCTCACCTCTTTCTCTTCTGTGTCATCTTCAAGGGCCTCCCACTTTTCCACATCTCTTGGCATGTTTCTATGCTCCTCTTCAACTACTTCTTCACCATCTCTTTCTTCCTCAACTTTTCAAGTTACTAATATTCAAAATCATGTTTCTGCTACACTTATTTCTCCATTATTTTAGTTTTCTTAGTTTTCTCCTTTTCATTTTGTGGCATGAAGGATTAGAAGTGCAGGTTGGTTATTCTTATTGCTACCGACGCCATAGCCACAGACCACAGTGACCTTGATTAGCACTAATATAAGCCGGCGTTGTCCACAAAAATCCTAAGGTAATAGCATAGAAAGACAATAAAAGAATTTGCAAGAGAATGTCAGTGTGGGTCCAGATTTTGAAGACACCTTCGTAGTTGTTGCAGTCCcacatttaaaaattataaagaatTCAAACGAGAGCTAATGCAAACCTTCTCTGCAATCTaatctaaataaattttataatttctcAATGAATAGGTTCCCAACTTAGATTGGCGGTTTGTTTTCGTAACCAATGCCCAACTGCCATGTTCTTCCCTTTCAAATATTTTACCCTTGGTTCCCGCCTTAACCACACCGTCAGCTCATTCCATCAATTCAAGTCTCAAACTCACCAAACTCTTCATTCAATGCTACTCAAATGCTCCTCCATGAAAGAACTAaagccaatccatgcccaaatcATCCTTAATGGCCTCAACAATGAGACTCTCACTCTCGGCAAGTTAATCTCTTTCTGCGCTGTTGCTGATGCTGGCAATCTGGACTACGGCCAACTTTTATTTAACCAAATTCCTGAGCCCAATAAATTCATGTACAATAGTCTAATAAGGGGTTACTCTAGTAGTAATGATCCCATAAAGTCCATATTATTGTATCGCCAAATGATTGATTCTGGCCTTTCTCCAAATGAATTCACTCTCCCTTTTGTACTTAAAGCATGTGCTTCCAAATCGGATTATTGGGTATCCGTACTTGTCCACGGCCACGCTCAAAAATTGGGTATTGGGTCTCATGTTTGTGTGCTAAACGGCCTGATAAATGCGTACGTTGCCTGTGGGTTCATCCACTATGCCCGCGAAATGTTTGATGATATATCTGATAGGACTTTGGTTTCTTGGAATTCGATGATTGGTGGGTACGCCAAAGTGGGTTGGTGTAAAGAATCGTTTTTATTGCTTAAAGAGATGAGAGGACTGGGGGTGGAGCCTGATGAATTTACTTTGGTTAACTTGCTTTCGATCTGTTCACAGAGCTGTGATATAGTTCTTGGCAAGTTTGTGCATTTGTATATTGAGAAAAGGGGGATGGAGAaagatttaattgtgagaaacgCTCTTCTAGATATGTATTCCAAGTGTGGGCATTTGCAATCAGCTGAAAGAGTTTTTGAGCGGATGCCTGATAAAAATGTGGTGTCTTGGACTTCTATGGTTAGTGCATATGCTAAACATGGGCTTGTCGAATTGGCTCGTCGAAATTTTGACCAGATGCCAGTGAAGAATGTAATTTCTTGGAATGCAATGATTTCTTGTTATGTTCAGGGAGGCCAATGCCGGGAAGCTCTTGATCTGTTCCATGAGATGAATAATTTGAGAGTGAAGCCTGATGAGGCTACCCTACTTTCTATTCTTTCAGCCTGTAGTCAGATTGGTGATTTGGTCATGGGAAAGAAAATCCACGATTACATACATAGCACTTGTAGTACACCTAGTGTTACTCTATGCAACTCAATTATAGACATGTTTGCAAAGTGTGGCACCCTTAAGTTCGCCTTGGATGTCTTTAACAAGATGCCAAATAAGAATTTAGTGTCTTGGAATGCCATTATTGGGGCCCTTGCATTACATGGTTGTGGACCAGAGGCAATCAAGCTCTTTGAAAAGATGCAAGCTGAAGGTATTTGGCCTGATGAGATAACCTTCACAGGATTGCTTTCTGCTTGTAGTCACAGTGGTCTTGTAGACACCGGGCGACATTACTTTGACAAGATGAGCTCTGTTTATGGGATTGTACATGAAATTGAGCATTATGCATGCATGGTTGATCTTCTTGGGCGAGGAGGTCTCTTGGATGAAGCTATTAGTCTAATAAGAGGAATGCCAATGAAGCCTGATATTGTGATTTGGGGTGCTTTACTTGGTGCATGTAGGATCCACGGAAATGTTGAGATAGGGAAACAAATCCTAAAACAGTTATTGGAGTCGGAGCCATACAGTTCTGGTGTTTATGTCCTTGTATCGAACTTGTATTCTGAAGTTGGAAGATGGCAAGACATGAAGAACATTCGAAAACTAATGAATTACCATGAGATCATCAAGTGCAGAGCAATTAGCTCAGTTGAAGTTGAGGGCTATGTTTATGAATTCATGGTTGATGACAAGAGACTCGAAGTTTCAAGCAATGTATTCTCCATTCTTGATCAGTTAACTGACCATATGAAGTCAATAGCGTACTTTTGCAACATCTCAAGTCTTTGTTCAGAAACGTCGGAAGTATAGTGGCAACAAGCCTTGAAAGTACAGTATGTGAGCAATAAACAAGAACAACTGCTATGAACTGTAAGTACACAAACTCACTCAGGATGGATATTTCTTCCTGTCATTTTTGAATTCTGTAtttatttattacaagctttataccgAGATGCCTACGCTCTTTAAACATTTGAAATATTCTTTCTATATAGAATCACGCATACTGTCATCTAAAGAGAAGTAGATGCATGGATATCTAATAGAGATTTCTTGAACAATAAATTTGGATCAGTTATGGAGATAtcagaaagagaagaaaaatctAGTCAAATGATTAAAATTCAGGaaagaaaatgattttatttcATCGAAAATTGTTTATATAAAACAAAGATATGTAGCACATAGAAAAATGCTTTTTGCAGGAAATACAATGGTGGCCTTTTTTTTCACAGCTAGCTCTATCTCATACAAACTATTAGAGTGTGCACAGTTTTTGGAGTCcagaattaaactaaaaaatcATATTGAATCAAATTTATTTTCCTGTTTTAATTTGAACCTCAATCGAAGAATCTATGCAtatatttatctatatttttagatatattatatatttttaatataattatatatttttttatgtaattaaaattgtaatgtatgtgtatatatgtatatacacaataattataattatagacTACATACAATCTAATACttacattttatttctttaactttccttaataattttattataaatgtaTGAAATCATCTTATAATCCTTAATCAtaaatatattagtatattatataatatactttcTAACCCTTAAATTTATATGtatttcataaataaaaattatatatttaaaaaatagctagaaggtatattatataatattatctagt
This sequence is a window from Hevea brasiliensis isolate MT/VB/25A 57/8 chromosome 10, ASM3005281v1, whole genome shotgun sequence. Protein-coding genes within it:
- the LOC110658098 gene encoding oxygen-evolving enhancer protein 1, chloroplastic; its protein translation is MAASLQAAATHMQPTKVAWAPARTSSLQLRSSKSVSKAFGLDPTNARIACSLQSDLKDLAQKCVDATKLAGFALATSALVVSGASAEGVPKRLTYDEIQSKTYMEVKGTGTANQCPSIEGGVDKFAFKPGKYNAKKFCLEPTSFTVKAESVAKKSPPEFQNTKLMTRLTYTLDEIEGPFEVSPDGSLKFEEKDGIDYAAVTVQLPGGERVPFLFTIKQLVATGKPESFGGEFLVPSYRGSSFLDPKGRGGSSGYDSAVALPAGGRGDEEELAKENIKNTSSSTGKITLSVTGSNPSTGEVIGVFESVQPSDTDLGAKTPKEVKIQGIWYAQLEQ
- the LOC110658101 gene encoding CASP-like protein 5C1, which translates into the protein MEEVPGAMGTSASLALRLGQAIFSTASLLFMCLGIDFYSYTAFSYLVTVMGFVIPWSITLVLVDVYSVFVKCLPHQPRILSAIIIGDLVLSLLSLAAASSTASVTDLLLDVGTPYCRANFCSRYQLSAVMAFLSWFLSFASSLFNLWRLPSL
- the LOC110658097 gene encoding pentatricopeptide repeat-containing protein At2g22410, mitochondrial-like: MFFPFKYFTLGSRLNHTVSSFHQFKSQTHQTLHSMLLKCSSMKELKPIHAQIILNGLNNETLTLGKLISFCAVADAGNLDYGQLLFNQIPEPNKFMYNSLIRGYSSSNDPIKSILLYRQMIDSGLSPNEFTLPFVLKACASKSDYWVSVLVHGHAQKLGIGSHVCVLNGLINAYVACGFIHYAREMFDDISDRTLVSWNSMIGGYAKVGWCKESFLLLKEMRGLGVEPDEFTLVNLLSICSQSCDIVLGKFVHLYIEKRGMEKDLIVRNALLDMYSKCGHLQSAERVFERMPDKNVVSWTSMVSAYAKHGLVELARRNFDQMPVKNVISWNAMISCYVQGGQCREALDLFHEMNNLRVKPDEATLLSILSACSQIGDLVMGKKIHDYIHSTCSTPSVTLCNSIIDMFAKCGTLKFALDVFNKMPNKNLVSWNAIIGALALHGCGPEAIKLFEKMQAEGIWPDEITFTGLLSACSHSGLVDTGRHYFDKMSSVYGIVHEIEHYACMVDLLGRGGLLDEAISLIRGMPMKPDIVIWGALLGACRIHGNVEIGKQILKQLLESEPYSSGVYVLVSNLYSEVGRWQDMKNIRKLMNYHEIIKCRAISSVEVEGYVYEFMVDDKRLEVSSNVFSILDQLTDHMKSIAYFCNISSLCSETSEV